The Spirosoma foliorum genome has a window encoding:
- a CDS encoding sigma-54-dependent transcriptional regulator, whose protein sequence is MLLIIDDDIAIQTSLSLLFRKEGFTVRLADGPFEAFEVLNEEVPELILLDMNFSVDTSGDDGLRLLRRIRERLPNVPVILITGWGSIDLAVEGMKSGAKDFITKPWQNDHLLQSVRTALNLAQSVAASPNRRKLDQQFRFDNIVGEDPNLLDILTTIGRVAPTDAPVLITGESGTGKELIAEAIHQNSRRKRHPFVKVNLGGISSTLFESELFGHVRGAFTDAKTDRIGRFELANKGSIFLDEIGDLDPASQVKLLRVLQDRTFEPLGSSKSRTVDVRVICATNRNLEEMVSKGQFREDLFYRINLITVRLPALRERPGDIPLLVNYFVDNLKTIYNRPDLRVGAVAQKWLKNLALPGNIRQLKNVVERTVLLSANDELQVEDFERNLTSAPNPMPSSQTSLPQIGTMTLEEMEYQMIHRAMAFHQNRVAKVARALGITRFALYRRLEKFGIPYAEE, encoded by the coding sequence ATGCTCCTCATCATCGACGACGATATTGCTATTCAGACTTCACTTTCCTTGTTGTTTCGGAAAGAAGGATTCACCGTGCGACTGGCCGATGGGCCGTTTGAAGCCTTTGAAGTTCTGAATGAAGAAGTGCCGGAATTGATACTGCTGGATATGAATTTCTCGGTCGATACCTCTGGCGATGATGGCCTTCGGTTACTGCGCCGGATTCGGGAGCGGCTGCCTAACGTGCCGGTAATTCTGATTACCGGCTGGGGAAGTATCGACCTGGCGGTAGAAGGCATGAAGTCGGGAGCGAAAGATTTCATTACCAAACCCTGGCAGAATGACCACCTGCTGCAATCGGTTCGGACGGCGCTGAATCTGGCCCAGTCTGTAGCCGCATCGCCCAATCGACGAAAGCTTGATCAGCAGTTCCGGTTCGATAATATCGTTGGGGAGGACCCGAATTTACTGGATATTCTGACCACCATCGGGCGTGTGGCCCCAACCGACGCGCCTGTACTGATTACGGGTGAAAGTGGTACGGGGAAAGAACTCATTGCTGAGGCCATTCACCAAAATAGTCGCCGGAAACGCCACCCATTCGTGAAAGTCAATTTGGGCGGTATATCATCCACTTTGTTTGAGAGTGAACTGTTTGGCCATGTACGCGGGGCATTTACGGATGCCAAAACCGATCGGATAGGACGCTTTGAACTGGCCAACAAAGGCTCCATTTTTCTGGACGAAATTGGCGACCTTGACCCTGCCAGCCAGGTTAAGCTGTTGCGTGTTTTACAGGATCGGACGTTTGAGCCACTCGGAAGCAGCAAATCCCGAACGGTTGATGTACGGGTCATTTGTGCCACCAACCGCAATCTGGAAGAGATGGTCAGTAAAGGTCAGTTTCGGGAAGATTTGTTTTATCGAATCAACCTCATTACGGTTCGGCTGCCTGCCTTGCGGGAGCGGCCTGGGGATATCCCGTTGCTGGTCAATTACTTTGTCGACAACTTAAAAACCATTTACAATCGCCCAGACTTGCGAGTGGGTGCCGTGGCGCAGAAGTGGTTGAAAAACCTGGCTTTGCCGGGTAATATCCGTCAGTTAAAGAATGTGGTTGAGCGAACCGTTCTACTCTCAGCCAACGACGAGTTACAGGTTGAGGACTTTGAGCGCAACCTGACCTCCGCGCCTAACCCAATGCCCTCTTCCCAAACCTCTTTGCCACAAATAGGCACGATGACGCTGGAAGAGATGGAATACCAGATGATTCACCGGGCAATGGCTTTTCATCAGAATCGGGTTGCCAAAGTAGCCAGGGCATTAGGCATCACCCGTTTTGCACTCTACCGTCGATTAGAGAAATTTGGAATTCCGTATGCGGAAGAGTAG
- a CDS encoding ABC transporter permease, translating to MISHLFKLIWNKKKTHALLIVEIWASFMVLFGLATLIVVNVGNYREPLGFHYDNVWAISLKANQDTTGIAEKLQRVQQRLRAYPEVESVSRMGSNFPFSANQTNNGIEYNKHKVLAESYTTDENYAKALDIPVVAGRWYRNADSVGKFTPVVINRKAKEALFGDENPLGKIISERFRVVGVIDNFKAKGEFMSNKPTLFELAKVDATWIDTMIIKVKPGTDAVFEAKIVKDVASMMTGWSVEVDYLTDSRKNQHNLVLVPIIIALIVSSFLLINVALGLFGVLNLSIAKRRGEIGLRRALGATGNGISTQFISEIWVLATFAMLIGLLFAAQFPLLNVFDLSSGVYVTAILIAVAIIYGIVTLCALFPSRQAAMIQPAVALHEE from the coding sequence ATGATCTCTCACCTGTTTAAATTAATCTGGAATAAGAAGAAGACGCATGCTTTATTGATTGTCGAAATCTGGGCGTCGTTTATGGTCCTTTTCGGGCTGGCCACATTGATCGTTGTGAATGTGGGCAACTATCGGGAGCCGTTAGGCTTTCACTACGATAACGTTTGGGCCATCAGCCTGAAGGCAAACCAGGACACGACGGGAATTGCCGAAAAATTACAACGGGTTCAACAGCGTCTGAGGGCGTACCCTGAAGTAGAGTCGGTTTCCCGAATGGGCAGTAATTTCCCGTTTTCGGCCAATCAAACCAATAACGGCATTGAGTACAACAAGCATAAGGTACTAGCTGAATCGTACACAACTGATGAGAATTATGCCAAAGCACTCGACATTCCCGTAGTCGCTGGTCGTTGGTATCGGAACGCTGATAGTGTCGGGAAATTCACACCGGTAGTCATCAATCGAAAGGCGAAAGAAGCGTTGTTTGGCGACGAAAATCCACTGGGAAAGATCATCAGTGAGCGGTTTCGGGTTGTTGGCGTGATCGACAACTTCAAAGCAAAAGGGGAATTTATGTCGAATAAACCAACTCTCTTTGAGTTGGCAAAAGTTGATGCGACCTGGATTGATACGATGATAATTAAAGTGAAGCCCGGCACCGACGCGGTGTTTGAAGCTAAAATTGTGAAAGACGTTGCGTCGATGATGACGGGCTGGAGCGTTGAAGTCGACTACCTGACCGATTCGCGCAAAAATCAGCATAACCTGGTGCTGGTTCCCATTATCATTGCGCTGATTGTAAGTAGCTTTTTGCTGATCAACGTGGCGCTCGGCTTATTTGGGGTCCTGAACCTGAGCATTGCCAAACGCCGGGGAGAGATTGGTCTACGTCGGGCATTAGGAGCTACTGGGAACGGAATTTCTACCCAATTTATCAGCGAAATCTGGGTACTGGCTACCTTTGCCATGCTGATCGGGCTTCTGTTTGCGGCTCAATTTCCGTTGCTGAATGTATTCGACTTGTCGTCAGGCGTTTATGTTACGGCTATTCTGATTGCCGTGGCGATCATCTACGGCATCGTCACCCTCTGCGCCCTATTCCCCAGCCGACAAGCCGCCATGATTCAACCGGCGGTAGCGTTGCATGAGGAGTAA